A single region of the Microcella sp. genome encodes:
- a CDS encoding nitroreductase/quinone reductase family protein yields MSNRWLMLSLTQLHRALLRLTRGRVGSRLGSMPVIELITRGRRTGESRSALLTVAVRDGDRLVIVASRGGDDAHPAWFLNLEADPRVQVGEPGRPARPMRARIADVHERERLWPLVVAAYRGYAGYQRRTDRVIPLVLLEPEPHDVS; encoded by the coding sequence GTGTCGAACCGATGGCTGATGCTCAGCCTGACCCAGCTGCATCGCGCACTTCTGCGTCTCACTCGAGGTCGCGTGGGCTCTCGACTCGGCAGCATGCCCGTCATCGAGCTCATCACCCGCGGGCGCCGCACTGGCGAGAGCCGAAGCGCTCTGCTCACTGTCGCCGTTCGCGATGGCGACCGTCTCGTCATCGTGGCCTCGCGTGGCGGAGACGATGCGCATCCTGCCTGGTTTCTCAACCTCGAGGCCGACCCGCGCGTGCAGGTCGGTGAACCAGGCCGCCCCGCCCGCCCCATGCGCGCCCGAATCGCCGACGTGCACGAACGCGAGCGCCTGTGGCCCCTCGTTGTCGCCGCCTACCGCGGCTACGCCGGCTATCAGCGGCGCACCGACCGCGTCATCCCGCTCGTGCTGCTCGAGCCCGAGCCGCACGACGTCAGTTAG
- a CDS encoding dihydrolipoamide acetyltransferase family protein has product MSVSEFPLPDVGEGLTEAEIVSWRVKPGDTITINQVIVEIETAKSLVELPSPFAGTVDALLVDEGQTVEVGTPIISVRGDSSTSEPEPVTESTTEAVTDTASSIAHETEKPGAVLVGYGAKGHVASRRTRAAAPAAPAAAPAAPKPSSIPAAEAAPIIAKPPIRKLAKDLDVDLAAVTPTGLAGEITRDDVIRHAQQASVFRNIQTPEWPNEREDRIPVKGVRKAIAAGMVKSAFTAPHVGVFVDVDATRTMEFIKRLKASPDFAGIKVSPMLIMAKAMIWAIRRNPTVNSTWTDTEIIVHHFVNFGFAAATPRGLVVPNIKNAQDLSLRELAQAIEHMTNTAREGKLQPADMADGTITVTNIGVFGMDTGTPILNPGEVAIVALGTIKQKPWVVDGEVRPRFVTTIGGSFDHRVVDGDVVSRFVADVASVIEEPALLLD; this is encoded by the coding sequence GTGAGCGTCTCAGAGTTTCCGCTTCCCGATGTGGGAGAAGGCCTGACCGAAGCCGAGATCGTGTCGTGGCGCGTCAAGCCGGGCGACACCATCACGATCAATCAGGTGATCGTCGAGATCGAGACGGCGAAGTCGCTCGTCGAGCTGCCGTCTCCTTTCGCGGGAACCGTCGACGCGCTGCTCGTCGACGAGGGCCAGACGGTCGAGGTCGGCACTCCGATCATCTCGGTGCGGGGCGATTCGTCGACCTCCGAACCGGAGCCTGTCACCGAGTCGACGACGGAGGCCGTGACCGACACGGCATCGAGCATCGCGCACGAGACAGAGAAGCCCGGAGCCGTGCTGGTCGGCTACGGCGCGAAGGGCCATGTCGCTTCGCGCCGCACGCGCGCCGCCGCCCCTGCGGCCCCCGCGGCGGCTCCCGCGGCGCCGAAGCCGAGCTCGATCCCTGCGGCCGAGGCGGCTCCGATCATCGCGAAGCCCCCGATCCGCAAGCTCGCGAAAGACCTCGACGTCGACCTCGCGGCTGTCACTCCGACGGGGCTGGCGGGAGAGATCACGCGCGACGACGTCATCAGGCACGCCCAGCAGGCGAGCGTCTTCCGCAATATCCAGACTCCCGAGTGGCCGAACGAACGCGAAGACCGCATTCCCGTGAAGGGGGTGCGCAAGGCGATCGCGGCGGGAATGGTCAAGAGTGCCTTCACAGCCCCGCACGTGGGCGTGTTCGTCGACGTCGACGCCACGCGCACGATGGAGTTCATCAAGCGGCTCAAGGCGAGCCCCGACTTCGCAGGCATCAAGGTCTCGCCCATGCTCATCATGGCGAAGGCGATGATCTGGGCGATTCGCCGCAACCCCACGGTCAACTCGACGTGGACCGACACCGAGATCATCGTGCATCACTTCGTGAACTTCGGCTTCGCAGCGGCGACCCCGCGGGGGCTCGTGGTGCCGAACATCAAGAATGCGCAAGACCTCAGCCTGCGCGAGCTCGCGCAGGCGATCGAGCACATGACGAACACCGCGCGCGAGGGCAAGCTGCAGCCCGCCGACATGGCAGACGGCACGATCACCGTCACGAACATCGGCGTCTTCGGCATGGATACGGGCACGCCGATCTTGAACCCCGGTGAAGTGGCGATCGTGGCGCTCGGCACGATCAAGCAGAAGCCGTGGGTCGTCGACGGCGAGGTTCGGCCGCGCTTCGTGACCACGATCGGCGGCAGCTTCGATCATCGCGTCGTCGATGGCGATGTCGTCAGCCGCTTCGTCGCCGATGTCGCGAGCGTCATCGAAGAGCCCGCTCTGCTGCTCGACTAA
- a CDS encoding transketolase C-terminal domain-containing protein: MSSETLTMAKALNLGLAAALAADEKVLLLGEDIGPLGGVFRVTEGLQRQFGAHRVLDTPLAESGIIGTAIGLAMRGYRPVVEIQFDGFIFPGFDQITTQLAKLTARHEGALQLPVVIRVPYGGHIGAVEHHQESPEAYFAHTGGLRLVSPATPHDAYWMIQQAITSTDPVLFFEPKSRYWPKGEVDLSSAGASMHESRIVRPGTDVTVVGHGAMVSMLLDAAELAAEEGTSLEVVDLRSLSPIDYAPLLESVLRTGRLVVAQEAPGSVSIGSEIAATITEKAFYSLEAPVLRVSGYDTPFPPAKLEGAYLPDVDRILHAVDRALAY, encoded by the coding sequence ATGTCGAGCGAGACGCTCACGATGGCGAAAGCCCTCAACCTGGGGCTAGCGGCGGCTCTCGCCGCTGACGAGAAGGTGCTGCTGCTGGGAGAAGACATCGGCCCGCTGGGCGGAGTCTTCCGCGTGACCGAGGGCTTGCAGCGGCAGTTCGGCGCCCACCGGGTGCTCGACACCCCGCTCGCCGAGTCGGGCATCATCGGCACGGCGATCGGCCTCGCGATGCGCGGCTATCGGCCGGTCGTCGAGATCCAGTTCGACGGGTTCATCTTTCCTGGCTTCGATCAGATCACGACTCAGCTCGCCAAGCTGACGGCGCGGCACGAGGGTGCGCTGCAGCTGCCGGTGGTCATCCGGGTTCCGTACGGCGGCCACATCGGCGCTGTCGAGCATCATCAGGAGAGCCCGGAGGCGTACTTCGCCCACACGGGAGGCCTGCGGCTCGTGAGCCCGGCCACGCCGCACGACGCCTACTGGATGATTCAGCAGGCGATCACCTCGACTGATCCCGTGCTGTTCTTCGAGCCCAAGAGCCGGTACTGGCCCAAGGGCGAGGTCGACCTGTCGTCAGCGGGGGCCTCGATGCACGAATCGCGCATCGTTCGCCCCGGCACCGATGTCACGGTCGTCGGGCACGGCGCCATGGTGAGCATGCTGCTCGATGCGGCCGAGCTCGCCGCCGAAGAGGGCACGAGCCTCGAGGTCGTCGACCTTCGGTCGCTCTCGCCGATCGACTATGCGCCCCTGCTCGAGTCGGTGCTGCGCACCGGCAGGCTGGTCGTGGCGCAAGAGGCGCCCGGCTCGGTCAGCATCGGATCAGAGATCGCCGCGACGATCACCGAGAAGGCGTTCTACTCGCTCGAGGCTCCGGTTCTGCGGGTGAGCGGATACGACACGCCGTTTCCGCCCGCGAAGCTCGAGGGAGCCTATCTGCCCGACGTCGATCGCATTCTGCACGCCGTCGACCGCGCGCTGGCATACTGA
- a CDS encoding thiamine pyrophosphate-dependent dehydrogenase E1 component subunit alpha, whose amino-acid sequence MSYTPETLQLLAPDGTRVSSEATEAYLPYVDALTEQQLREFYRTMTVIRRFDVEAGNLQRQGQLALWIPSIGQEAAQVGSGFAAKPQDHIFPAYREHAVGHIRGLDVVQIIKMLRGLTHGGWNPAETGNFHLYTLVIGSQALHATGYAMGVRFDGDVGTGDPERDTAVMVYFGDGATSQGDVNEAFVFAQSYQTPQVFFLQNNHWAISVPVHVQSRTPLFHRPRGFGIPSVQIDGNDVLMSYAATAASLDAARGGDGPQFIEALTYRIGAHTTSDDPSKYRDDDELHYWQERDPIARFETYLRGLGETDAFFTEVHDEAEQFASEARARTLALEPPPAESMFAHVYSEPHAVMDAQRQQFADFEASFEGGA is encoded by the coding sequence ATGTCGTACACGCCCGAGACCCTGCAGTTGCTCGCGCCCGACGGCACCCGGGTCTCGAGCGAGGCGACCGAGGCCTACCTGCCCTACGTCGACGCGCTCACCGAGCAGCAGCTGCGTGAGTTCTACCGCACGATGACGGTGATCCGCCGCTTCGACGTCGAGGCCGGAAACCTGCAGCGTCAGGGCCAGCTCGCGCTGTGGATTCCGAGCATCGGGCAGGAGGCGGCGCAGGTCGGCTCCGGCTTCGCGGCGAAGCCGCAAGACCACATCTTTCCGGCATATCGCGAGCACGCGGTGGGCCACATCCGCGGCCTCGACGTCGTGCAGATCATCAAGATGCTGCGCGGGCTGACGCACGGCGGCTGGAACCCGGCAGAGACCGGCAACTTTCACCTCTACACGCTCGTCATCGGCTCACAGGCCTTGCACGCCACGGGCTACGCGATGGGGGTGCGCTTCGACGGAGACGTCGGCACGGGCGACCCCGAGCGCGATACGGCCGTCATGGTCTACTTCGGCGACGGCGCCACGAGTCAGGGCGATGTCAACGAGGCCTTCGTCTTCGCGCAGAGCTATCAGACCCCGCAGGTGTTCTTCTTGCAGAACAACCACTGGGCCATCTCGGTGCCCGTGCACGTGCAGTCGCGCACGCCGTTGTTCCACCGGCCCCGCGGGTTCGGCATTCCGAGTGTGCAGATCGACGGCAACGACGTGCTCATGAGCTACGCGGCGACGGCGGCGAGCCTCGACGCCGCGCGCGGCGGTGACGGCCCGCAGTTCATCGAAGCGCTCACCTATCGCATCGGCGCGCACACGACGAGCGACGACCCGAGCAAGTACCGCGATGACGACGAGCTGCACTACTGGCAAGAGCGCGACCCGATCGCGCGGTTCGAGACCTACTTGCGCGGCCTCGGCGAGACCGACGCGTTCTTCACCGAGGTGCACGACGAGGCAGAGCAGTTCGCCTCTGAGGCGCGAGCCCGCACGCTGGCGCTCGAGCCGCCGCCGGCAGAGTCGATGTTCGCGCACGTCTACAGCGAACCGCACGCGGTGATGGATGCTCAGCGCCAGCAGTTCGCCGACTTCGAGGCCTCGTTCGAGGGTGGTGCCTGA
- a CDS encoding histidinol-phosphate transaminase, which produces MTAPVRLRPEIVALPAYAQGKPASPEAFKLSSNENPAPPHPAILAAIRDLDINRYPDASALVVRERLAARHGVSADEIIVGAGSVAILAQLISAAATVGDEVVHAWRSFEAYPGLITVAGATGVRVPLTPDAQHDLAAMAVAVNDRTRAVIVCTPNNPTGTIVTAQQFADFMSAVPTDLMVILDEAYAEFVCDESAVDGATLVGRYPNLVVLRTFSKAYGLAGLRVGYAIAHPSIVQAARRTAIPLSVTEASQRAVLAALDHEDELLVEVASIAARRDDVRAALLEQGWQVPVSHGNFVWLPTAAATAAAAAAFADAGLIVRALAPDGIRVSIGEAQSVATLVRVAGEVVRTL; this is translated from the coding sequence GTGACCGCCCCCGTGCGCCTGCGACCCGAGATCGTGGCCCTGCCCGCCTATGCGCAGGGCAAGCCCGCGTCGCCCGAGGCCTTCAAGCTGTCGAGCAATGAGAACCCCGCGCCGCCGCATCCGGCGATCCTCGCCGCCATTCGAGATCTCGACATCAATCGGTATCCGGATGCCTCGGCGCTGGTCGTGCGCGAGCGACTGGCCGCCCGCCACGGCGTGTCAGCGGACGAGATCATCGTGGGTGCCGGATCCGTCGCAATTCTCGCGCAGCTGATCAGCGCCGCCGCAACGGTGGGCGACGAGGTCGTGCACGCCTGGCGAAGCTTCGAGGCCTACCCGGGCCTCATCACCGTGGCGGGGGCGACCGGGGTGCGCGTGCCTCTGACACCTGACGCTCAGCACGACCTCGCCGCCATGGCCGTTGCCGTCAACGACCGCACTCGCGCGGTGATCGTCTGCACGCCCAACAACCCGACGGGCACGATCGTCACGGCGCAGCAGTTCGCCGACTTCATGTCGGCAGTGCCCACCGATCTCATGGTCATTCTCGACGAGGCCTACGCCGAGTTCGTCTGCGACGAGTCCGCCGTCGATGGTGCGACGCTCGTCGGGCGATACCCGAACCTCGTCGTGCTGCGCACCTTCTCGAAGGCGTACGGGCTCGCCGGGCTGCGTGTCGGCTACGCCATCGCGCATCCCTCGATCGTTCAGGCCGCCCGCAGAACCGCGATTCCGCTCTCGGTGACCGAGGCATCGCAGCGGGCCGTGCTCGCCGCACTCGATCACGAGGACGAGCTGCTCGTCGAGGTCGCGAGCATCGCTGCGCGACGCGATGACGTGCGTGCGGCACTGCTCGAGCAGGGCTGGCAGGTGCCCGTGTCGCACGGCAACTTCGTGTGGTTGCCGACAGCCGCGGCCACCGCGGCGGCCGCGGCCGCGTTCGCCGACGCCGGGTTGATCGTGCGCGCCCTCGCGCCCGACGGCATCCGCGTGTCGATCGGCGAGGCGCAGTCTGTGGCAACTCTTGTGCGCGTCGCGGGCGAGGTTGTTCGAACCCTCTGA
- a CDS encoding phage holin family protein: MARFVIRLIINTIALWLTTLIVAGVSVISYGAEGDTVALVLTYLLVGLIFGLVNGIIGNLIRIVAFPLYILTLGLIALVVNGLLLLLVAWISSLIGFGLEVDGFWWGVLGAIVLGLLSWLIGVLLRPLVGRKRT; this comes from the coding sequence ATGGCCCGCTTCGTGATCCGCCTCATCATCAACACCATCGCCCTCTGGCTGACGACCCTCATCGTGGCAGGCGTCTCGGTGATCTCGTACGGCGCAGAAGGCGACACCGTCGCTCTCGTGCTCACCTACCTGCTGGTCGGGCTCATCTTCGGCCTCGTCAACGGCATCATCGGCAACCTCATCCGCATCGTGGCGTTCCCGCTCTACATCTTGACGCTCGGCCTCATCGCCCTCGTCGTCAACGGGCTGCTGCTGCTGCTCGTGGCCTGGATCTCGAGCCTCATCGGGTTCGGACTCGAGGTCGACGGATTCTGGTGGGGTGTGCTCGGCGCGATCGTGCTCGGCCTGCTGAGCTGGCTCATCGGGGTGCTGCTGCGGCCACTCGTAGGGCGCAAGCGCACCTGA
- a CDS encoding low molecular weight protein-tyrosine-phosphatase: MSFDRVLATPGVFRICFVCTGNICRSPMAEAVFREMIRARGWQKHVAVHSAGTGEWHVGERSDPRTVASLKTRGYNGAGHRARQFDVDWFAELDLIIAFDRSHERILKTWAPDDEARSKVHLLMSFDPENGGVIDVPDPYYSDTAMFDSVLGMIERACEALFRQLEPGIRQGVS, from the coding sequence ATGAGCTTCGACCGGGTACTCGCCACACCCGGGGTCTTTCGCATCTGCTTCGTCTGCACCGGCAACATCTGCCGGTCGCCCATGGCCGAAGCGGTGTTCCGCGAGATGATCAGAGCTCGCGGCTGGCAAAAGCACGTCGCGGTGCACTCGGCCGGCACCGGAGAGTGGCACGTCGGCGAGCGCAGCGACCCGCGCACCGTGGCGTCGCTCAAGACGCGCGGATACAACGGCGCCGGCCACCGAGCCCGCCAGTTCGACGTTGACTGGTTCGCCGAGCTCGACCTCATCATCGCCTTCGATCGCAGCCACGAGCGCATACTCAAGACCTGGGCGCCCGACGACGAGGCCCGCTCGAAGGTGCACCTGCTGATGTCGTTCGACCCCGAGAACGGCGGAGTGATCGACGTGCCCGACCCCTACTACTCTGACACCGCGATGTTCGACTCGGTGCTCGGCATGATCGAACGAGCGTGCGAGGCGCTGTTCAGACAACTCGAACCAGGAATCCGACAGGGAGTCTCATGA
- the purB gene encoding adenylosuccinate lyase: MSPLSTQPLSPLDGRYQQQVSALGEHLSEAGLNRARIQVEVEWIIHLTDREMFGARRLAPEEQRQLRQLVTEFDDDDIADLARREAVTRHDVKAVEYVVRDRLTALGLTEIAELTHFACTSEDINNLAYAITIRAAVRDVWLPKVHSVVEALRQQALALRDVPMLAHTHGQPATPTTMGKELAVVVHRLELLLATVDEVEYRGKFSGATGTFSAHLAADPDHDWISASRDFVTGLGLTWNPLTTQIESHDWQAQLYQRISHVGRVLHNLCTDVWSYISMGYFRQIPQEGATGSSTMPHKINPIRFENAEANLELASALLDSLAATLVTSRLQRDLTDSTTQRNIGVALGHSLLALDNIEKGLGEIAIDEAALGRDLDANWEVLGEAIQTVIRAEVTAGRSSIADPYAMLKELTRGNRVGADELREFIDGLDISPEAKARLRELTPSTYTGAASQLVDFIDTTGSE; this comes from the coding sequence ATGAGTCCGCTCAGCACGCAACCGCTCAGTCCGCTCGACGGGCGGTACCAGCAGCAGGTCTCAGCGCTCGGCGAGCACTTGAGCGAAGCGGGGCTCAACCGCGCCCGCATTCAGGTCGAGGTGGAGTGGATCATTCACCTCACTGACCGCGAGATGTTCGGGGCACGCCGTCTCGCGCCCGAAGAGCAGCGGCAGCTTCGCCAGCTCGTCACCGAGTTCGACGACGACGACATCGCCGACCTCGCTCGGCGCGAAGCGGTCACCCGGCACGATGTGAAGGCCGTCGAGTACGTCGTGCGCGATCGACTCACCGCCCTCGGGCTCACCGAGATCGCCGAACTGACGCACTTCGCCTGCACGAGCGAAGACATCAACAATCTCGCATACGCCATCACCATTCGCGCTGCCGTGCGCGACGTCTGGCTGCCCAAGGTGCACTCGGTCGTCGAGGCCCTGCGGCAGCAGGCGCTCGCGCTGCGCGACGTGCCGATGCTCGCCCACACGCACGGTCAACCCGCGACCCCGACCACGATGGGCAAAGAGCTCGCCGTCGTCGTGCACCGCCTCGAACTGCTGCTCGCGACGGTCGACGAGGTCGAGTACCGGGGCAAGTTCTCGGGCGCGACCGGCACCTTCTCGGCGCACCTCGCCGCCGACCCCGACCACGACTGGATCAGCGCATCCCGCGACTTCGTCACGGGGCTCGGGCTCACCTGGAACCCGCTCACGACGCAGATCGAGTCGCACGACTGGCAGGCGCAGCTATACCAGCGCATCAGCCACGTCGGTCGAGTGCTGCACAACCTCTGCACCGACGTGTGGAGCTACATCTCGATGGGCTACTTCCGGCAGATTCCGCAAGAGGGGGCGACGGGCTCGTCGACCATGCCCCACAAGATCAACCCCATCCGCTTCGAGAACGCCGAGGCGAACCTCGAGCTCGCGAGCGCCCTGCTCGACTCGCTCGCCGCGACCCTCGTCACCTCGCGGCTGCAGCGCGACCTCACCGACTCGACGACGCAGCGCAACATCGGCGTGGCTCTCGGGCACTCCTTGCTCGCGCTCGACAACATCGAGAAGGGCCTGGGCGAGATCGCGATCGACGAGGCAGCGCTCGGGCGCGACCTCGACGCCAACTGGGAGGTGCTGGGCGAGGCCATCCAGACGGTCATCCGTGCCGAGGTGACCGCGGGCCGCAGCTCGATCGCCGATCCATACGCGATGCTGAAAGAGCTCACGCGCGGGAACCGGGTGGGTGCCGACGAGTTGCGCGAGTTCATCGACGGCCTCGACATCTCGCCCGAAGCCAAGGCTCGGCTTCGTGAGCTGACGCCGTCGACCTACACGGGCGCGGCGTCGCAGCTCGTCGACTTCATCGACACGACTGGCTCAGAGTAG
- a CDS encoding nitroreductase/quinone reductase family protein, translated as MTHPADDATTRIPPRWFIRAAWRVHRMIYRLSNRRRGLRRPTPTQYGMMALRTTGRRTGDERLAIVAYLDDGDNLVTMAMNGWQQAPPAWWLNLQEQPEAHVELRGEPTPRPVRARAAVGAEHDRLWAAFRELADEGADLDALARLRSSATPLVVLEPRTQ; from the coding sequence ATGACGCACCCCGCCGACGACGCAACGACTCGCATTCCGCCCCGCTGGTTCATTCGCGCAGCGTGGAGGGTGCACCGCATGATCTACCGGCTCTCGAACAGGCGCCGAGGTCTGCGCCGCCCCACGCCGACCCAGTACGGCATGATGGCCCTGCGCACCACGGGTCGTCGCACCGGCGACGAGCGGCTTGCGATCGTCGCGTATCTCGACGATGGCGACAACCTGGTGACGATGGCCATGAATGGCTGGCAGCAGGCACCGCCCGCGTGGTGGCTCAACCTGCAAGAGCAACCCGAGGCTCACGTCGAGCTTCGAGGCGAGCCCACCCCGCGACCAGTGCGGGCACGCGCGGCGGTAGGTGCTGAGCACGACCGCCTGTGGGCTGCCTTCCGCGAGCTCGCAGACGAGGGCGCTGACCTCGATGCACTCGCACGACTTCGGTCGAGTGCCACCCCTCTGGTGGTGCTCGAGCCCCGCACGCAGTGA
- the dnaB gene encoding replicative DNA helicase: MSLTHISHAPDARATDSRGPDRVPPHDLLAEQSALGGMLLSKDAVADVIEVVRGVDFYIPKHEVIFEAIMTLYSHGEPTDVIAVTDELTKSGALVRAGGADYLHTLTAIVPTAANAGYYASLVAEKAVLRRLVEAGTRIVQMGYASEGEVTDLVNNAQAEIYQVAGGVEAEDFIPLTEAVTTAIDEIEAARGRDGQMTGVPTGFHDLDELTNGFHAGQLILVAARPALGKSTLALDFARGAAIKHDLPTIIFSLEMGRSEIAMRLLSAEASVPLQAMRKGTVDARDWTTIAQVRGRINDAPLYIDDSPNMTLVEIRAKCRRLKQKVGLKMVVIDYLQLMTSGKRVESRQQEVSEFSRALKLMSKELQVPVVALSQLNRGPEQRADKMPALSDLRESGSLEQDADMVILLHRDNAFEKDSARPGEADLIVAKHRNGPTKTITVAFQGHFSRFADMPRI, translated from the coding sequence GTGTCATTGACGCACATCTCGCACGCCCCCGATGCTCGGGCCACCGACAGCCGCGGCCCCGATCGTGTGCCCCCACACGACCTGCTCGCCGAGCAGAGCGCGCTGGGCGGCATGCTGCTGAGCAAAGACGCAGTCGCCGACGTCATCGAGGTTGTGCGCGGCGTCGACTTCTACATTCCGAAGCACGAAGTCATCTTCGAAGCGATCATGACGCTGTACTCGCACGGCGAGCCCACCGACGTCATCGCCGTCACCGACGAGCTGACCAAGTCGGGCGCCCTCGTGCGAGCAGGCGGGGCAGACTACCTGCACACGCTCACCGCCATCGTTCCCACCGCGGCGAATGCCGGGTACTACGCCTCGCTCGTCGCCGAGAAGGCGGTGCTGCGCAGGCTCGTCGAGGCGGGCACGCGCATCGTGCAGATGGGCTACGCCTCTGAAGGAGAAGTCACCGACCTCGTCAACAACGCCCAAGCCGAGATCTACCAGGTGGCGGGCGGTGTCGAAGCCGAAGACTTCATTCCGCTCACCGAAGCGGTGACGACCGCGATCGATGAGATCGAGGCGGCGAGGGGCCGAGACGGTCAGATGACGGGAGTGCCGACCGGCTTTCATGACCTCGACGAGCTGACGAACGGCTTCCATGCCGGGCAGCTCATCCTGGTCGCCGCCCGGCCCGCGCTCGGAAAGTCGACGCTCGCGCTCGACTTCGCTCGGGGTGCCGCGATCAAGCACGATCTGCCCACCATCATCTTCTCGCTCGAGATGGGTCGCAGCGAGATCGCAATGCGCCTGCTCTCGGCAGAAGCCTCCGTGCCGCTGCAGGCCATGCGCAAGGGCACAGTCGACGCTCGAGACTGGACGACGATCGCGCAAGTGCGCGGGCGCATCAACGACGCCCCGCTCTACATCGATGACAGCCCGAACATGACCCTCGTCGAGATTCGCGCCAAGTGCCGCCGGCTCAAGCAGAAGGTCGGGCTGAAGATGGTCGTCATCGACTACCTGCAGCTGATGACGAGCGGCAAGCGCGTCGAGAGCCGTCAGCAAGAGGTCAGTGAGTTCTCGCGGGCGCTCAAGCTCATGTCGAAAGAACTGCAGGTGCCCGTCGTGGCCCTCTCGCAGCTGAACCGAGGGCCCGAGCAGCGCGCCGACAAGATGCCCGCCCTCAGCGACCTCCGCGAGTCTGGCTCGCTCGAGCAAGATGCCGACATGGTGATCTTGCTGCACCGCGACAATGCCTTCGAGAAAGACAGCGCACGACCGGGTGAGGCAGACCTCATCGTCGCCAAGCACCGCAACGGCCCGACCAAGACCATCACCGTTGCCTTCCAGGGTCACTTCTCGCGCTTCGCCGACATGCCCCGCATCTAG
- the rplI gene encoding 50S ribosomal protein L9, whose translation MSKLILTQDVTGLGAPGDVVEVKNGYARNYLVPQGLAVAWTRGGEKQIESIKAARAAREHATIEEAQDLKARLEANPVTLVVKAGAEGRLFGSVKTGDVADAVAAAGIGTIDKRLIELVSPVKAVGQHEAILKLRDGIIATITLSVVAAK comes from the coding sequence ATGTCGAAGCTCATTCTCACGCAAGATGTCACGGGCCTCGGGGCTCCGGGTGACGTGGTCGAGGTCAAGAACGGCTACGCCCGCAACTACCTCGTGCCCCAGGGCCTCGCCGTGGCGTGGACTCGCGGTGGCGAGAAGCAGATCGAGTCGATCAAGGCCGCCCGCGCCGCTCGCGAGCACGCCACGATCGAAGAGGCGCAAGACCTGAAGGCGCGCCTCGAGGCCAACCCGGTGACGCTCGTCGTCAAGGCAGGAGCCGAGGGTCGCTTGTTCGGGTCGGTCAAGACCGGCGATGTCGCCGACGCTGTCGCCGCGGCCGGTATCGGCACGATCGACAAGCGTCTCATCGAGCTGGTGTCGCCCGTCAAGGCGGTCGGACAGCACGAGGCGATCCTCAAGCTGCGCGATGGAATCATCGCGACGATCACCCTGTCGGTCGTCGCCGCCAAGTAG
- the rpsR gene encoding 30S ribosomal protein S18 produces MAGKSSGDRRKPRGGKGAKNAAPAKAIRVGVIDYKDVATLRKFISERGKIRARRITGVSVQEQRLIARAVKNAREMALLPYAGAGR; encoded by the coding sequence ATGGCTGGCAAGAGCAGCGGCGACCGCCGCAAGCCTCGCGGAGGCAAGGGCGCGAAGAACGCCGCCCCCGCCAAGGCGATCCGCGTCGGCGTCATCGACTACAAGGATGTCGCGACGCTTCGCAAGTTCATCTCCGAGCGCGGAAAGATCCGCGCCCGCCGCATCACCGGTGTCTCCGTTCAGGAGCAGCGCCTCATCGCCCGTGCCGTCAAGAACGCGCGCGAGATGGCTCTGCTCCCCTACGCTGGCGCCGGCCGTTAG
- a CDS encoding single-stranded DNA-binding protein: MAGETIITVVGNLTADPELRYTQSGLAVANFTIASTPRSFDRASNEWKDGEALFLRASVWREFAEHVASSLTKGSRVIAQGRLKQRSYETKEGEKRTTIELEVDEIGPSLRYATAQVTRSSGGGQGGQRGGAIPVADEPWGAPAGAAPAAAGGDVWNTPGSFSDDTPF, encoded by the coding sequence ATGGCCGGCGAGACGATCATCACCGTCGTCGGAAACCTCACGGCCGACCCCGAGCTGCGGTACACGCAGAGCGGCCTGGCGGTGGCCAACTTCACGATCGCGTCGACTCCGAGGTCGTTCGACCGCGCGTCGAACGAGTGGAAAGACGGCGAGGCGCTCTTCCTGCGCGCGAGCGTGTGGCGCGAGTTCGCCGAGCACGTCGCGAGCTCGCTGACCAAGGGCAGTCGCGTCATCGCGCAGGGTCGCCTGAAGCAGCGGTCGTACGAGACCAAAGAGGGCGAGAAGCGCACGACGATCGAACTCGAGGTCGACGAGATCGGCCCGAGCCTCCGCTATGCGACCGCGCAGGTCACTCGCAGCTCCGGCGGCGGCCAGGGCGGTCAGCGCGGTGGAGCGATCCCCGTGGCCGACGAGCCCTGGGGCGCACCAGCGGGCGCTGCGCCAGCAGCGGCGGGCGGCGATGTCTGGAACACCCCGGGGTCGTTCTCGGACGACACTCCCTTCTAA